One part of the Elusimicrobiaceae bacterium genome encodes these proteins:
- the glgC gene encoding glucose-1-phosphate adenylyltransferase — protein MKVLGIIMAGGKGERLYPLTKERSKPSVPFGGKYRIVDFVLSNFVNSGIFSSYVLVQYLSQSLIEYLRTTWRTEGLIPDHFLTCVPPQMRMGEIWYRGTADSVRQNINLVRDFAPDLVAIFGADHIYRMDVRQMIDFHLKNKADVTVAANTVSIKEASAFGVLGTDDNHRIVQFDEKPAKPRPIPGNPKAAFASMGNYIFNADVLLQVLQKRFCDVPSLDFGKHILPKILSEYRTFAYDFQSQILPGIKPYEEQGYWRDVGTIESFWQTNMDLLGTHPKLDLNNPKWPINTSAFRVPPTQYIGGTVANSMISNGCIIHPKSTIKDCVLSSNVIVHEGVELEGCVIMDNCEIKAGAKLKKVIIDRFNTIPAKQTIGINQDTDAQRYYIDPSGIVVIPRGKSKFL, from the coding sequence ATGAAAGTACTAGGTATCATTATGGCCGGCGGAAAAGGAGAGCGTCTCTATCCGCTTACCAAAGAACGTTCTAAACCATCGGTCCCCTTCGGCGGAAAATACCGCATTGTGGATTTCGTATTGTCTAACTTTGTCAATTCCGGAATTTTTTCTTCCTATGTATTAGTTCAGTACCTCTCCCAAAGTTTAATCGAGTATCTGCGCACCACTTGGCGCACGGAAGGTTTGATCCCCGATCACTTTTTAACTTGCGTACCGCCGCAAATGCGTATGGGAGAAATTTGGTATCGCGGTACAGCCGATTCCGTCCGTCAAAATATCAATTTAGTACGGGATTTTGCACCGGATTTGGTGGCTATTTTCGGCGCTGATCACATCTACCGTATGGATGTGCGGCAAATGATTGATTTCCACCTCAAGAATAAAGCCGATGTTACGGTGGCTGCCAACACGGTTTCTATTAAAGAAGCCTCGGCCTTTGGGGTACTGGGCACGGACGACAACCACCGGATTGTTCAATTCGATGAAAAACCGGCTAAACCACGCCCTATCCCGGGCAACCCGAAAGCCGCTTTTGCTTCCATGGGTAATTATATTTTTAACGCAGATGTCTTGCTTCAAGTGCTACAAAAACGATTTTGTGATGTGCCTTCCTTGGATTTCGGAAAACATATTTTACCGAAAATTTTGTCTGAATATCGCACCTTCGCTTATGACTTTCAAAGCCAAATCCTGCCCGGAATTAAACCTTATGAAGAACAAGGGTACTGGCGGGACGTGGGAACCATTGAATCCTTTTGGCAAACCAACATGGATTTGTTGGGCACCCATCCCAAATTAGATCTTAACAATCCGAAATGGCCTATTAATACGTCCGCATTTCGTGTTCCCCCTACGCAGTATATTGGCGGAACTGTGGCCAATTCTATGATTAGTAACGGATGTATTATTCATCCAAAATCTACCATTAAAGATTGTGTCCTTTCCAGCAATGTCATTGTGCATGAAGGAGTGGAGCTGGAAGGCTGCGTGATTATGGATAATTGTGAAATTAAAGCCGGTGCAAAACTTAAAAAAGTTATTATTGACCGCTTTAACACGATTCCTGCCAAACAAACCATCGGAATCAATCAAGATACAGATGCACAACGCTATTACATTGATCCGTCCGGCATTGTGGTCATTCCACGCGGGAAGAGTAAATTTCTGTAA
- the ybeY gene encoding rRNA maturation RNase YbeY, with protein MQINIFYQTEIPSYLHRTRLFKAACAKALKKFRREPADVNVVFVDEKEILRINKTYLNHHYVTDVISFNHEKPPFDLPGESWAFGDVYVCYQVARKNAPLFQHSILKEMMMYAVHGCLHLSGLDDHSAQERAEMDRKAEKIIADTLAELA; from the coding sequence ATGCAAATAAATATCTTTTATCAAACCGAAATTCCCAGCTATTTACACCGCACCCGGTTATTCAAGGCGGCCTGCGCAAAAGCGTTAAAAAAATTCCGCCGCGAACCGGCAGATGTAAATGTTGTGTTTGTAGATGAAAAAGAAATTTTACGCATTAACAAAACCTATTTGAATCATCACTACGTCACTGACGTGATTTCTTTTAATCATGAAAAACCGCCCTTTGATTTGCCGGGCGAATCTTGGGCATTTGGGGATGTGTACGTTTGCTATCAAGTAGCCCGCAAGAATGCTCCTTTGTTTCAACACTCTATCTTAAAAGAAATGATGATGTATGCGGTACACGGTTGCTTGCATTTATCCGGCCTAGATGATCACTCTGCGCAAGAGCGCGCCGAAATGGATAGAAAAGCAGAAAAAATTATCGCCGATACATTAGCCGAACTGGCCTAA